The uncultured Cohaesibacter sp. genome window below encodes:
- a CDS encoding F0F1 ATP synthase subunit delta: protein MTIDWWTLGLETVNVVILIWLLARFLFKPIRGIIEERQRAVRSLLEEAEGTRNEAKAERAKARKETEDIAAQRATLIASAQQEAGQERQAIIDAAVAEAEKSRSTVRAELAELRKAEADRIVDEAGLLALDIAARLLARLPPAVLTASFIDGLTKAVAELPEATRAGIGRDGPIVLRTAAKLLPDAQEHLQEGLEALLGRSITLDVHVTPELIAGLELDAPHAIVRNHFRFDLDRIKRELADHD from the coding sequence ATGACCATCGACTGGTGGACCCTTGGCCTTGAAACCGTGAATGTGGTTATTCTGATTTGGCTGCTTGCCCGTTTCCTGTTCAAACCCATTCGCGGGATCATTGAAGAGAGGCAGAGGGCGGTTCGCTCTTTGCTTGAGGAAGCCGAGGGGACGCGCAATGAGGCCAAGGCCGAGCGAGCCAAGGCCCGCAAGGAGACCGAAGACATTGCTGCACAGCGCGCAACACTGATCGCCAGCGCCCAGCAAGAAGCCGGGCAAGAAAGGCAGGCTATCATTGACGCAGCTGTTGCCGAGGCAGAGAAAAGCCGTTCCACCGTCAGGGCTGAGCTTGCTGAATTGCGCAAGGCCGAGGCCGACAGGATTGTCGATGAAGCGGGTCTGCTGGCACTCGATATCGCTGCCAGACTTCTCGCGCGTCTGCCGCCAGCGGTTCTGACCGCAAGCTTCATCGATGGCCTGACCAAAGCCGTCGCCGAGCTGCCTGAAGCGACACGGGCTGGAATTGGTCGTGACGGCCCTATCGTCCTGCGCACCGCCGCAAAGTTGCTACCAGACGCGCAGGAGCATCTTCAGGAAGGGCTGGAGGCCTTGCTTGGCCGGTCGATAACGCTCGACGTCCACGTCACGCCAGAGCTCATCGCCGGGCTTGAGCTTGATGCTCCCCACGCCATCGTCCGCAATCATTTCAGGTTTGATCTGGATCGGATCAAACGGGAGCTCGCCGATCATGACTGA
- a CDS encoding F0F1 ATP synthase subunit C has protein sequence MTDNLIQVVSIISAAVAVGFGAIGPALGEGRAVAAAMDAIARQPEAAGVLSRTLFVGLAMIETMAIYTLVIALLVLFANPFV, from the coding sequence ATGACTGACAATCTCATTCAAGTTGTCTCCATCATTTCCGCTGCGGTGGCCGTGGGGTTCGGCGCCATAGGACCGGCTCTTGGGGAGGGACGGGCAGTGGCTGCGGCCATGGACGCCATCGCACGACAGCCGGAAGCGGCCGGCGTGCTCAGCCGCACCTTGTTCGTCGGTTTGGCGATGATCGAGACCATGGCCATCTACACGCTGGTGATTGCCTTGTTGGTGCTATTTGCCAATCCGTTCGTCTGA